The segment GTCGTCCTTACTGAACAAATCTACCCGGCCGTCCATATCCCCGTCAACAGCATAACTGATTGCAGTCGTCGGCATGAACTGACAGATACCGAAAGCCCCGTATGGTGACCCCGGTATTTCCGATGGATTGAGAGAATTAGTGGAAGAAAATTTTAAAAGAGCTGACAGTTCTTTATAAGCCCAGTCGGCCTTCTGCTTAGTTCTTTTTTTAAGCCATACCATATCCTCAGGAGCAAGATCAGTATGCCCCAGTTCATCAAAAAACTTCATAGGATCTGGACTGGCAGCCATGTTGGCAAGGTTGCTAAAAGCAGGCGAATTGCCGAGGGTATGTCCAAGTTTTGTTTCAACCAGCAGCAATGCGACTAAAACAGAGGGAGACACCCCATACTTTTTATCTATTCTGGTAAGAATTTCAAAATTTTCACGCAGATATGAATATGCTCCGGCGAGAAGAATCGGCCCCACATATCTATCGTCATATTCTTTTTCACGGGCTATTTTTTTAGCCGGTGGCTCGAATCTGCGATGAAGCAGAACTTTCATCTTTCTTGTCATCATACCAGAATCATATTTCATTGTTCCGGCAGAAAAAACCGTGTCTATATATTCTCTGTTAAACCCGTCATTGACCAGCCTATCCTTTAATGGCGCCCAAGCATCATGATCTGCCGAGCTTGAAGCAAGACTGCAAACTACACTGCAAATCATGAACAAAAAACAAAGAACAAAAATGATCATCGGCTTTTTAAGCTTTAAAGTCATAAATCCTCATTATAATCTGTTCATCGAAACATTAGCCATTTGTTCTTCGAAGTCATCATCAATAAACTTCGCATATTCCGCAACACTATACCTTTTGCCGCAAGACCTGCAACATAAAGAAACTCCGGTTCAACCCCGACTCGTATATAGTTCTCCGCCGCAATCTTTACAAATCATCCCTGACTTAGCAGTATTATTAATACTTCCCAAGTCTGATGAAAGTCTTCTCCCCCCGCCCATGGCGCCCCCTTAATAAAAAAAGCCGGATTCCATAACGGAAGCCGGCTTTAGAATAACATGTTTTTTTCTTAATTAGTTGTAAGCGAAGGATTCTTAGTTCCCATTGCAACAAACAACCTTGCGAGTGCAACCTGATAGTCAGCCAGAGCTTCAATAAGCTGTGCTTCACTGGCACTGAGTCTGGACTGAGCGTTCAGAACTTCGTTGTTTGTGCTGACCTGAGCCTGATAACGGGCCATAGCCATTCTATAACCTTCACGACCGGCTTCAACAGATTTACGACCAACACCGATTCTGTCAGCCGAGGCTTTCAGACTCAAAAGCTGATCTTTGATTTCGTAGGAAGCTTCAAGTCTTGTATTGTCATACTCAGCCTTAATCTTGTCTAC is part of the Maridesulfovibrio ferrireducens genome and harbors:
- a CDS encoding dual CXXC motif small (seleno)protein — protein: MGGGRRLSSDLGSINNTAKSGMICKDCGGELYTSRGUTGVSLCCRSCGKRYSVAEYAKFIDDDFEEQMANVSMNRL
- a CDS encoding lytic murein transglycosylase, with amino-acid sequence MTLKLKKPMIIFVLCFLFMICSVVCSLASSSADHDAWAPLKDRLVNDGFNREYIDTVFSAGTMKYDSGMMTRKMKVLLHRRFEPPAKKIAREKEYDDRYVGPILLAGAYSYLRENFEILTRIDKKYGVSPSVLVALLLVETKLGHTLGNSPAFSNLANMAASPDPMKFFDELGHTDLAPEDMVWLKKRTKQKADWAYKELSALLKFSSTNSLNPSEIPGSPYGAFGICQFMPTTAISYAVDGDMDGRVDLFSKDDALESMANFLKRHGWKSSLSKKKKLKVIYRYNHSMVYARTIYEVAVQLDSIRSTFGPE